From Hemibagrus wyckioides isolate EC202008001 linkage group LG11, SWU_Hwy_1.0, whole genome shotgun sequence:
GGAGAGAGAGGTGAGTCCGCACGTGACTGAAGGTGATGCAACTACAAGCAAGAAGATAAATCTGTATCATCTCGTTTTCTCCAACATTTCCCTGTGTTAAACTCTGAAGTGTCCTGTCCTTCCATCTGTGGGGTTTGTCTTTTAATGCAACTTTTATTGTTGTAATTGATGCCTTTCGTTTCTACTGCATTACATTTCATCACCGTTTAAAAGTTGTTATTGTTTCAGTTGTATAAGTCTACAGTTTTTTGGTACGTGTTAACTTATCTGTAAATGTGCTGTAAACTGAAGGTGACTGTTGAAGCTGTATTCAGTTTGATGAAAAAATGCGCCATTATTGCCTAATCCTGTGCGCGTGCACTGTGCTGCTTTAATCACCGGAGATCAGAAGACTTTTAGGAAGAAATTTCACCCTGAGGTGCAGAAAAATACCCAAACGAACACTCCGGTGAAGGATGAAGTAAATATTCTTCTTTCAGATTGAAGtagaaaaaaagataaaccCTTAATTGCTaagtaaatgtttaataaaatggTCATAATGGCTTTATAAATATACAGATTTAGAGAGTGTAGTGTTTAAAGACCTGCTGAGTAGAAAGGAGACACTTTTCAAAGTAAAGttcatatatatgtgtgtgtgtgtgtgtgtgtgtgtatgtctaatattgtgttggttgaGTCATGGACTACATCCCTGAAGTTGTGCTGTGGTATGTAacatcaagatgttagcagcagcaAGTCCTGTATGGGTTTAAGTCCTCCATggggccccacctcgcaacttgcaggatttaaaggacacttttgatagatactgaccactgcagaccgtgaacaccccacaagagctgcagttttggagatgctctgatccagtcatctagccatcacaatttggcccttgtcaaactcgctcaaatccttatgtttgcccatttttcctgcttctaacacatcaactttgaggacaaaatgttcacttgctgctataatatatatctatatatctatccagAGTCAGTGCCTGTTAACCCAACCCCTTTTCTGCTACATAAGCAAAGATTGCGAGTGAAgcgtccaacattccacacttcctTTTCTAAGttaaataagtgcatcatcctggtacttgaagtgcacttcttgcTATGGGAATTTTCAGTGTGGACACAgtactcacactatttatactacaaaatggCATAGAATAATGCATAAGCATGAGATTCGGGATGCACAAATCTAGTATAACGAATGCAAACAGGGTGGGATCCTCAATTTTCCCTGCAATTTCTAAACTTGAAGTACATCAAGTATGTAGCTTGTAGCACACATCGTCCAGTCAAAGTATAAACAACACAAAggacttgttttgttttgggttttttttctttgactgACTGAAAGGGTTGCAGCTTTTCTGTTGAGCATGTCTGGTATTCAGAATAATCATGCCATGTATCCAGCTGACCATTATAGGCTTAAAAGTGCACAAGGGGTCACTGACTGCATTGTTAAGACACATGAACATGcagtagttaaaaaaaatcaccaattATTGGAACAGTTTGAAGGAGTTTTTAGAGATGTGAAAGTACATTTCTGAAGAAGGTATGGTTACTCATATGGCTACTAAACACAGAGGGTTGTGCACAggatgttgaaaaataaaataaaggcatGATTGCATTAAGGTTTTGAAAAGATGAGAAATTATGAGGAAGCAAGATGTGGAAATGCTGAAATGGAGATGTTGTATGGTGAGCCAGTGCTGCTTCTGAAGTGCTCGATTAATATGATTTCATGTGCTTGTATTTGGGGGTCTTTTGGAAAGAGCTTTAGGAGAAATAGGATGAGATCAGAAATGTAGGTCAGTGTTGGAttagtttttttatgtttttaactAAAGCACTGAATTGATGGAATTTAAAATTCTCTTTCTAGGTTGTGAATGAGATCTATCCACTATGGACATATTCCTACCTGATCTtactgtttcctgttttcctGGCTACGGATTACCTCCGTTACAAGCCCGTGCTCATCCTCCAGGCCACCAGTTACGTCATCACTTACGTGATGCTGGTGAAAGCCCAGGGTGTGCTGGCCATTCAGCTTCTGGAGTTCTTCTTCGGTATGGCTACAGCCACTGAGATCGCGTACTATTCCTACATCTACAGTGTGGTCGAGCCGTCCAGCTACCAGAAAGTGACTGGTTTCTGCCGCAGCGTCACTCTGCTGGGATCCGCTGTAGGATCACTCATTGGCCAGATTCTGGTGTCAGCAGCCCACGTTCCATTGCTTACCCTCAGCATCATCACACTGTCCTCGTCCTGCCTGGCGTTCTTGGCACCGTGGTTTTTGCCCATGCCCAGCAAGAGCCTGTTTTTCCACCAGAGTGAGAGCAGATCTTGGGACAAGAAGGCACAGGAGCTTGCAGACAAGTCAGAGGACTACGAGTGCAAAGTGCCGCTTGGTGTGACTGAAGGCACCAAGGTTGGTGTTTTATTACTCACTCGAACCTACAATATGTAAGAAATGATGATATGTTGgtggaaacagtggtgaacaacaatcttttcttttttcattgttttcctataacaagCACTATAATGAGCTGTTTTATAGTGGTTAAttatcaccttctgaccagtcaggtTTGagacattctgaccaatcagatcctTGACCTGAAATTTATTATGTACATAAGTTAGTTGTGTTGTTACATAATGACCAATTCTTTAAAAACGTCGTGTACCTGAGAACTGTAACTTTTAACACTGAAATGTAACCTATAAATTATGTCTTTATTTAGTACTATAAGTGTTTAAACCAGGAAAAACCACTTGCACTTCCTTTTTGGTAGCTCAGACCTTGGCATGAACCCACAACACATTTATTTGACAGACCACATCAAGTTTGTCAGCCAGTTTGTTTTCTTCCAAATTTTCAAGGAGAAACATGCTGGCGCTGGAAGTCTTGTGGAGGTCTTGAAGACTCTTGGTGCAGATTTTGTGAAGTGTTATTCCTGCCACACTCTCCTGGCTTGGTCAGTGTGGTGGGCTCTGTCTACTTGTGGCTACTTCCAAGTGGTCAATTACACCCAGGTCCTGTGGGAGAAGATCCTGCCTTCGAAAAACTTTGAGATCTACAACGGTTATGTAGAGACCGTATCTACTCTGCTTGGTATGCCAAAGCTCTTTTACCAAATTGACATAAACTGTGTTGGATTTTTTTCGATCTTTTTatgacaaaatatatatttttccccagGTGCCCTTGCTGCTTTCAGTGTAGGGTTGGTTAATGTGTCATGGGCAGTCTGGGGTGAACTCGCACTCTGCATTTTCTCCATCGTCATTGCCGTGGCTGTGTATGTTATGGACACCGTCAGGAATATCTGGGTGTGCTACACTTCTTACGTGATCTTCCGGTCCTCCTACATGTTGCTCATCACTATAGCAACGTAAGCTtgagctcaaatccttatgtcAACCCTCAGTTTTTTAAGCAGAAcatcattttacatttctgaatCGAGGTCATTTCTCTGAAAAGGAAAGTAATGCTCAACCCCTGGTGATGAATAGCAAGATCATTACAGTGTATTATACTAGTATAAGTAGCATTAAACTAATAAGTTTGATCTGAAAGTTTTGAAACAAAGAGCAATCCATTTAGCGTCTGGCTAAAATGGATTTTAAGACTATTATAGCAATTTCCCTTCTTAAATAATTACATACTTGAACTTTAATGTGttcatatttttacactttttttcacAGGTTCCAGATTGCCACCAATTTAAGTATGAAGAGATATGCcttagtgtttggtgtgaacaCATTCGTGGCATTATTACTGCAAACGCTGCTTACTGTGATTGTGGTCGACTCTGCCGGCTTGGGCCTCGATATTTTTCCCCAGGTAAAAACACACTGGAAATGAACAATGTGTGAAAGTTGtcttacatatacattatacataatatcttatataaaatatataattgctAACTTTTTCTGATTGCAAAGCCTGGTCTAGTGCTGATATCTAAAAACTATACTTTCTACTTATATTCACctaatacactgatacactgctGATACACCCTGATCAAATCTCATACACTATGTAGGCAAAAGTGTGTGgaaaactttgtgtgtgtgtgtgtgtgggggggtgtttgtgggtgggaagatgagtgtgtgtgtgtgtgtgtgtgtgtgtgggaaagtgtatgttggagagtgtgtgtgtgtgtgtcagagagtgaTTTTCTATATGTTGTgggagagtgaatgagtgtgtgtgtgtgtcggggaatgagtgtgtgtgtgtgtgtgtcggggaatgagtgtgtgtgtgtgtcggggaatgagtgtgtgtgtgtgtcggggaatgagtgtgtgtgtcggggaatgagtgtgtgtgtcggggaatgagtgtgtgtgtcggggaatgagtgtgtgtgtgtgtgtgtgtgtgtcggggaatgagtgtgtgtgtgtgtgtgtcagaatgagtgtgtgtgtgtgtcggggaaTGAGTGTCTTTGTGTGAATGATTTAGAAAGCAGAATGTTGTTAGTAGAAACTGTTCCAATCTGGCCATGTAGAGAGAATTCCCAGGCTCCACATCTGAAATGATTCTGTAATAATTGTGGGTTTAATGCGCTGCAAACAGCTAACATGTTCCTTATTCCCCCTGCAGTTCCTGATCTACGGCAGTTACTTTGCTGCAATCGCAGTGATCTTCCTCATAGCTGGCTTGTACAAAGTGTCTACACACAGAAgcgctgctgctactgctggagTGCACACTGAGAGtgcagacagtgagacagactcCTCTTCTGCAGAGACTCCCATCCCTAAAGACAACagtatgaattaatttataatcAATACTTTCAGCACTTTTCAATCAAACTAGGTTATTTATTAAAGTAGTGATGTGTCGTAAAAGCGCTTATAATCTGCCCAGAGCTAAGCGCTAGCTTTAGTTTCCATTTAGCATGGAACAGAGGCTAAATTTGGTGCTGTGTGTAGTTTCACAGCAATAACAACAGAATGATTTCTGTTTATAGCTTGAAAGAAAGAGTGTAAGAACAAGACCACAAAAACATTTGTATTCGAGGATACATGGAATGTAAACAAGATAAGTGTGTTAATGATTTGTCGCtctgttgctctggataagagcgtctgagaaatgccagaaatgtaaatgtaaatgtaaatgattttatCTGTGCATACTACTGGTACATTAATGTTGTCTAGACGGTCACCATCAGCAGGCTGGGCTCTGGATTTGTACCCGGCAAAGTATTTTAGTGCACTGaattccaacatgactgtagcTGGAGCTTTtactgtgtggaaaaaaaacgaTGTTCAACAACTGCAGATTTCTAAACACAATACATCTCAGCTTCTGTAGTAGTTTCCTCTGTGTAACCATCTCccccaaacccccccccccccaaaagaaaaaaagaaaagaaaagaaaagaaaagccaaTGACAAATTGACAGAACCGCTCTTCAAAACACTTAAAGCACAAAACATCTATATCTCATGTCTTCAGAGTCTGTGGTGCAACTCAAAAGTAGGAACAGAAGCACCATTGTGAAACACTACAATGTACAAATTGTCTTCTACATGGTGAAAAATGTTACATTACCACACTTGATTTGTTGCTAACCATTGTGGAAAAGTGAAGGACCTCCATATGTGctgcaaccttttttttttttttgctccaaatTGTTTTACCTGTTTGGAAAAGAATATGTTGCCAGTAAGAGCTGAATCACCCTGTATAAAGCCACAAATGAACCTCTGGTTCAGAAAGTGTCTGATGTCATCATGCAGTCATTGTAGCTGCTTATCAAGAGAGAGGAGTTTTATAGAAACTGGACATTCAAATACAGTACTGTCCAAAAGTCTTGGGCACTTGCAAATAAATGGAACATAAACGAACTTCTATAAAGAGCAGTATACAGTAATAATGTATTAAAGTTAATATTTGGTGTCAGaagccagtaaaaaaaaaaaaaagttcatgtttCTATTAAGCAACTTGGCTGgttaaattttaaatattacgtaaaatataatttatgtaaaatattacTACTTTTCTTGAAATTTTCTTCACTAACTTTTAACTTTTCCCCCTGAGGAAGTAATGCAGAAATCATAAAATCCAGAACAAAATATGTACTAAAGATatggggtgccaaaacttttgcacagtattGTGTTTTAGTTGAATACCCATGCtgtacagtatacactatatggAGTGCCTCTTTTTTCTCTTATATTCTAGTGTGACTGAAGCCTGTGTTGTTTTTCTCTTCTGCTGCTGTTCTGCTGTTTTTAAGTTATTTGAGAATTCAggtcatttttttctaatccCAAGAGGAccttttcatctttttcttctatttGTTTTAGTCATTCTTTGGCTCTCATAAAGTGCAGGCGGTGATAGTGATTGCGTTAATGTGCTGTAAATGTTACCCCGTTGCCAAATAATGAGCTCTCGCCTGCTGCGGTTCtgctttgtttcatttcactcattTAGTTGAAGGTAGATGATTTTCAGACAGCTGTTAACCTCTGTACtaggcttcttttttttatcattcaaCATTTtctacctctctgtctctgtaactgGAGGTTAAATATGTTGGTGAGTCACACACAACTTCCTTTGCTTATCttggatatacactatattgccaaaagtattcgctcacccatccaaataatcagagtcaggtgttccaatcacttccatggccacaggagtataaaatcaagcacctaggcatgcagactgtttttacaaacatttgtgaaagaatgggtcgctctcaggagctcagtgaattccagcgtggaactgtgataggatgccacctgtgcaacaaatccagtcgtgaaatttcctcgctcctaaatattccacagtcaactgtcagctgtattataagaacgtggaagtgtttgggaacgacagcaactcagccacgaagtggtaggccacgtaaactgacggagcggggtcagcggatgctgaggcgcatagtgcgaagaggtcgccaactttctgcagagtcgatcgctacagacctccaaacttcatgtagctcaagaacagtgcacagagagcttcatggaatgggtttccatggccaagcagctgcatccaagccatacatcaccatgtgcaatgcaaagcgtcggatgcagtggtgtaaagcacgccgccactggactctagagcagtggagacgcgttctctggagtgacgaatcgcgcttctccatctggcaatctgatggacgagtctgggtttggcggttgccaggagaacggtacttgtctgactgcattgtgccaagtgtaaagtttggtggaggggggattatggtgtggggttgtttttcaggagctgggcttggccccttagttccagtgaaaggaactctgaatgtttcagcataccaagacattttggacaattccatgctcccaactttgtgggaacagtttggagctggccccttcctcttccaacatgactgtgcaccagtgcacaaagcaaggtccataaagacatggatgacagagtctggtgtggatgaacttgactggtctgcacagagtcctgacctcaacctgatagaacaccttagggatgaattagagcggagactgagaggcAGGCCTTctagtccaacatcagtgtgtgacctcacaaatgcgcttctggcagaatggtcaaaaattcccataaacacactcctaaaccttgtggacagccttcgcagaagagttgaagctgttatagctgcaaagggtggaccgacgtcatattgaaccctatggattaggaatgggatgtcacttaagttcatatgcgagtcaaggcaggtgagcgaatacttttggcaatatagtgtatattggaGCCATGGCACAGTTGGAGGTTTATACAGGCTGAGATTAAATTAAGCACAAGTTACAATTAGTTATGTTTAGTTATGTTTTTTCTTGGAGTCCGGTGCCAGTCCCAGCTAAAATGGCaaggttgcatcaggaagggcatccagcataaaaacctgtgccatatacacacaaatatgtgGATTGGcagatctgctgtggtgaccctgaacagggagcagcctaAGGACAAGTTTATTTCATCATATGAGATTTGTCAGATTTAGCTGTGCAGGCTGGATCAAGAGCAGACTGGATCTCCACAACTACAATGCTTTGTCCACCTGTGTGTTGCTGTAGTCCTGTAATACAGACCAGTCTGGTTAATGACCTCATCGAAACATTTTATGATACAGTGCACCCTTAAAAATGATCTATTCATCCTTCATCCTCAAGCTCTGACCTGTTATATTTGCACTGTTACGGCCCCAACATGTTACAGGCAGGTGCCATGTACTGAAACTGTGATGTTTAGCTCTATGGATAAATGAAATTATAACCCTGTATAGATTTGTTTGAATAATTTGTACCACTTGCATTCTACATACATTCTAATATGAATTTTCTGTACACAGAAATAAACCACTTCACAATCAATGGACTATATACAATCATTGCAGATATGGTTAGTTAGAAACCTTCAATCAGAGCAATAATGTATATTTAGGTTAGGTTAGTGCAgtagcatgtactgtatatgatgTATTGATGATTAATGATCTTACCAGCAGCACTTAGAAGCCCCATTGCcttctatttgtttttaattttgtgaTTTCATGATGTACAAAATTGGAATTATTTAAGTATTGTACCATAAGGGCGCTCTTGAATATTGTTGGGCTCAAATTTTgcaatgccttttttttttttttaaattactgtaGATGTAAGAATTGTGGAATTTAATTGAAGtataaaagttttgttttgatttcatTACACCAAACCTTCTGTAAAACCAGATAGAGCCGATTATTCACGATTACACTACACGAGTGTGTTCACATTTCTGTTTACATTGAATGTATTAGTATGTGTTTTGTTTCGTTTTATAAGTCATTGTGAGTgataataaattctattttttcattaataaactTTACTTCTGTTTAAGAAACATGctcattgttttgtgttttcttgagATCGATTTGATAAACTTGTCTTAAATTCCACCCAAATTTCttaaaaatcatgtttttaatttttttaagaagGTCGGGTGGAATAAGACactttaaaatatgaaatcacGGATTTTTAATCTCTAAAGAAGATCATTTTTATCTTCTCCAGATGATACCCTTGGACTCAACTCCAACTGACCACTTTTTTTTATAAGCTGCTTTATTCAGACCAGTGTCACAGAAGGTCAGGATGTGAGGCAGAAAGACACTTCTTTACACCTAGAGGCAGTTCATCTTAATTCACCTATCGTTGTGGTTATGGCAGATGGGAGGAAATCAATGTGGCCATAGTGGAAGACATGCATACACTCAACTAAATTATAATCATCTAATTATTAAAGCTGTAATGAGGTGGGGTAGGAGTGTGGCAGAAAACATGGAACTGCAGAACAGGGGACAGTCTCAGTTAATCAGAGCGCATCATCAAATGCTGTTTAGTTTCCTCAAGTACTTTTTTTCTGTACTGCACCACTACACCTGACAGGGGGCAGCACAACACAGTAAGTCCTGATGTGCATCGACAACTTAACcaataatatttaaaacactGCCATTTTTTAATGGCAATGTCAATGTAGATTGACTTTCTGTCATTGTCCTGATAAAGACGGTACAATTATCAAATATGAGTaacataattatttatttctgaacCACTGTTGTACAAAACTTTATAAAACAGAATACATTCAAAGTACAATCATTTATATTCAGTATctgcttcatcctggtcagggttataGCAGATCCAGAGCGTTCTCCCACTGGCCATGAAGCAAGACCACACCCTGAATTGGACATCAGTTACATCATTAAAGGGCGCCATGTGCACACCTTGACACTTAAGCGCAAATTCGTGTTGCCAATAACACTTACCAGCATGTTGTTGGAAAAAGCAGAGAAactagaggaaacccacacagacatgagAAGAACAGGCACAAAGTCTACACCTGAGTTCAGGCTCGAGACACGGACCCCGGAGCTGTGAGATGCCAGCGTATGGCAACCTTTTAAATTACACTAAATTGTAATTCTGTAACACTGATGATAAGAAGTCAACtattcaaacaaaacaaactggaaaaagaGAACTGTCTCACAAATAAGAGTAATGCTACAGAATAAAACCATAGTGCTATCTCAGTGATTATTCACAAATGTATCAAAGTCTAGCTGCTTTCTGGGCCTCGGGCTTGAAAAGAGGCCACTGAGGCTTCAAAGGGaagtattttcttctttttctatgAGTTTAGTAACCGTAACCACGGTGATAGCCTTCATGATATTCTTCATGGTGACCGTATTCTTCTTCAGGGCAGCGCATGCCCAGTGACTGCTGGATGGCCATCTCCTGCCTGCGCAGCTGCATGGAGTCGATCAGCTCGTAGATGATGGACATGGTCCACATGGGTGATGGGTACCATGACTTCACATTGCCGTCTTTGCCCACCAGCAGCATGGAGAAATAATCCGCACTGACCTGGAAGTAGTTCCTGATGTCATGCACTAGGGAGGCAGAAAGGTCCTCTCGGTCCACCGTTGCACTTCCTGTGACATTGAATAGGATAGGACATGGAGGAAACGATGAAGATCACTAAACACTTTATAAAGAACTCCTGCTCGTTCATGCACATATCCTGTCAGCAGCAGTGCAATGAATAAAATCGTGCAGAAAAAAGTCAAGAGCATCAGTTCATGTTCATAACAAGCTGTACTATTTCAGTGCCTCTGAATGTGGAATGGTTGTTCCATGTCAGATGGTTTAGTtacagtatttcagaaactgctgatctcctgccacagcagtctctagagtttatacagtttacacagaatagtgcaaaaacatccagtgagcattAGTCAGAGAGGCAGAAATGAGAAGTAGGGTCAGAGGAAAATAGCCAAAGcagttcaagctgacaggacgTCTCTGGTAACACAAGCACTGTCTTTTAGagtaaagtacaaaaaataCATCAGAATTAATAGCTACAACAGctgaagaccacatcaggttccactcctgagACTACAGGAATCCAAGACTGTAATGAGCACagttgaaaaatgaaaaaaacaatcaTCTGTGCTGATTAATCTTGATGGATCCAGGATCTTAACCGACCATGCGTCATCAGTTCGGTTTGCTGCTACTGGCATAATGGTGTCATCCTTTTGAATGCCACATTTATCTGAGGCTGACCATGTGCATCCCATTATAGCCACAGTTTATATCATCTTTTAATGTCACAAAACACAAGTCGTCTCAAACTGGTTTGTTGAACTGGACAATAAGCTGAGTGTATTTTAAATGCTTCTCCAGTCAACAGATCTGAACACAGTACATGTCAGAAACGGGAGAGTTGCAGCATGAATGTGGAGATGACGAACCCGCGGTAATTGTGTGACGtgatcatgtcaacatggaccagaatctcagcAGAATctttccaacatcttgtggaaacGGTGCCATAAAGAACTGAGAGCAAAAGGGGTCCTAATCTCTTTAATtctagtgttcctaataaagtggctgagTGAGTGTATTACGGAAATGCACACAATATACCACTGCACTACCTTATT
This genomic window contains:
- the slc19a2 gene encoding thiamine transporter 1, with amino-acid sequence MSETWLCPTVLLCVYGFFSSLRPSEPFLTAFLMGPDKNLTEREVVNEIYPLWTYSYLILLFPVFLATDYLRYKPVLILQATSYVITYVMLVKAQGVLAIQLLEFFFGMATATEIAYYSYIYSVVEPSSYQKVTGFCRSVTLLGSAVGSLIGQILVSAAHVPLLTLSIITLSSSCLAFLAPWFLPMPSKSLFFHQSESRSWDKKAQELADKSEDYECKVPLGVTEGTKEKHAGAGSLVEVLKTLGADFVKCYSCHTLLAWSVWWALSTCGYFQVVNYTQVLWEKILPSKNFEIYNGYVETVSTLLGALAAFSVGLVNVSWAVWGELALCIFSIVIAVAVYVMDTVRNIWVCYTSYVIFRSSYMLLITIATFQIATNLSMKRYALVFGVNTFVALLLQTLLTVIVVDSAGLGLDIFPQFLIYGSYFAAIAVIFLIAGLYKVSTHRSAAATAGVHTESADSETDSSSAETPIPKDNSMN